In the genome of Microplitis demolitor isolate Queensland-Clemson2020A chromosome 5, iyMicDemo2.1a, whole genome shotgun sequence, the window gtctacttgatcaaatgatctgaaattttcaagaaaattgatggctaacaagctctttcgattacCCCCTTAACCACCCAAATCGGTTTATTAGTTCGGAAACTACTCGCAAACACACACACGGACggacacacacatacacacgcgaacacggacatcattctgaaaatagtcaggatAACtttctagaacctcaaaacgtcagcatctgatgaaaacttgattttcgaaaatcagggGGAAAAAAGTAACttcccaaaatttttgaaaatcatcgattttcttaacggaaagttaaaaaagttttcggGACAATCAGACagaaattcgattttaaaaaaatgctgtcGATTGGTGGTATCGACatgttgtcaattttttttttttttttttcgatttttaatgttaaagatttatgcgaaaaatttgttgggagaatatatatgtgaaagAAGAGAAAGTCACCGGTGCAAGGCAACAGCGGAAGTAATTCAGTGCCTGCCACTAGATGGCACTCAACCTCTTGTGCTGTTCCTGGTtagatagatattttaaagtttttatattccaTACTTAAAAACAATTCTGGCACGGGTACTCCTCTGTtatttgacagagtgacaagtgcctGTATTGGTGGTCATATAGTAGGTACTTTACTACATAATGACATTAATATttccttgaataatttttctcaatatcacaaaacaaaaagtatgttaataaatcaaaaaagtaACTGATACTATTAACATGTAGTgaagcaaataataaaaatattattgttagtaCTGCTCTAGCTTGTTACGAGaactgttttttttctcatagtTATATCAACAGTAGAAGGAGTTACTggtactattttaatttattcaaacgaactatgaataaattattgtaattactgCAAAAGATTACgttacaaaaactaatttttcatagtgATATCAACTACTTACCACCAACTAGATTAAAACGTTCACTGATACTATTCTAATTTATTACAGCAAACTACTCAAACACTATTATTCTCCACTGCTAAAAGTTTAGATTTGATAACTTAATTGTTATAGTTATATCTACTAATTCATTTCCGCTGAGCTGAAATAGTTACTAACACTACTTTAATCTATTGAAGCTAACTAGCTTCAGttgcaataacttttttttccaatttatatCAACTACTCAACATAACTAAGCCGAAGTAGTTACtaatactattttaatttgttgacGCCATCTATAAAACGcagttattattactattacatCTTAAGTAGcgaagactatttttttataattgttacaacCAGGTAAAAATTGTTCGTAAAGAATAGTTGGTGttgttattttgtatattagtTTTGAGCACTACCGTGTAGTATCAGTGcacagttgaaaaatttgtgttaaatttaacacaaatcacATGTCCCAAACGGtccattcaattttttgtgttgatttaacACTTTATACTTGTGTCAAACAATAACACAAGCTTAGTGCTGAATagattaacacaaaaattttgaaaatttaacattttttttttgtgtaagcCCAACAAACTtgttgtgttaaatttaacttaaaaagtatgttaaatctacattttttttaatgtagttTTAACAAACTACTTTGTGTCAAATGAACTCAAGTATttggttaaaaatttaacgcaaataattaattattttgacttaaattcaaatttagttaaatttacactcGACGGTGTCAAATAATTGACacaaaatattcaatcattgaatttttatacacaagaacacaaaattttcaactgtgtACTATgcatttttctctcagtgtgcATACTTTGTGATTTCAGAATGGAGATGCTCCATCAATGATAATTGCCGGTTGTGGAGCTTTTGATATTCTTACAAGCAATGCAAGTGATACTAATTTGTATACAAATTATAGTTCTGGGCTTATTAAACTCGTTCGACCAGCTGAGGTATTGGCAAAGAAAGGCACGCAGTTTCTTTGGATGTTGCAGGACCCCATagtcaatgaaaatttaccaGCTTATCTTGCTAGTATTGATAACAAACAGATAAATATCTGTAACAAAGCAGCGgttaaagtatttattaactttactGTTTTAACAGAATAGTTCTAGATCTTTtacaactaaatattttaggtATTGATGAACAGTAAAGCTCATTTATGGGAAAGTAGTAAATTAATAGGGCAAGGAGTCTTAGAACAAAGTCCTGATGGATATTTATCGAGTCCACTTTCTCTACGGCACAAAGTgcaaattttgttaaataccTATTGCAATGATTACATGAATTTTGATGACGGAACTTGCTGCAGTAATCTGGAAGTTACAACAACATTACAGCTCGTTACTCTTTTGACTCTGATGTTTTGGATTATAATTGGAGCAAGCTTATGgctttataaaaaagtatgttataaaaaagctGAGGCGTTATATTTAAGAGTTGCCTCTGACGAAATTGGGAGAACAGTCGATTCGAATGCATCGGAAGTTGCACAAAATGAATCACCCCAACAAGATTTTTATACGTTGATTACATCTTTGGCAATATTTTCATGTATTTtagcatatttttatttatgtgatCGGTATGATTGTTTCTTATCGATGAGAAGTTTAGCTATTAATGATGAACCTAAAGctattttcacttttatttcagaacaaatttttttatgaaagaaaataaatattatagtgAGTTTAGTTTTTGGTTGCCACTGGGATATATTTTGGCTCTAggtcttttttttactgaagaCTGTGAAAGAGGCCCTCGAGCTCTTAATAGAGAGCAAACAGATGAGTGGCGAGGTTTAATGCAGTCAGTCGTTTTAATATATCACGTGACAGgagcaaaaaatgttttgcCTATATACATGCACTtaagattaattaattctgCGTACTTATTTCTTTCTGGATATGGACATTTTTGCTATTTTTGGCAGACAGGGGATGTTTCACTCGTACGTTTTGCAAGAGTAagttattacaatttattacatcagctttcaagtaaattattgcgattaaagattaaaatattttatgtgacAATTCAAGTATTGATTTCAGGTTCTTTTCcgtttaaatttacttaccgTTTTACTCTGTCTTTTAATGAATCAGCCTTACCagttttatcattttgtaCCACTTgtatctttttggtttttaattGTGTACATTTTAGCTTGGTTACCACCCAGAGTTCACTCAGGAAGCTTAGCTGAATATGGTTCGCgtgcattattttatttagcatTGAAGCTTCTAGGACTTGTTTCAGTGATAACTATCCTCTATATGTCCGAGGTAAAtgctaatatttaatttgtcaggtgccctgaaaaaaattgttaaagtaTACAGAAAACTGATATAGTCAAtctactttgaaaaaaattttggaaatcaaaaaaatgaaatctacttaatttcaatgaaatatttttatattcaagtaattcaaaatttcaaattggtTCAATTGCTTAATTGTTAAGACATTAAcgtaaatgaagaaaaaaaaagacgtgTAGCACTCGGGGACTGCCGCGGTAAAGCTATTGCATagcattttttatcaacttatgcaattataattatttatttatgcagtatttttttttctttgatattaactCAAGTTACACTTTTTGAGCGTGGTGAccgataaaaaaacaaattttttccttttattgaataaatgtgAAGTTAAtatcgtttaaaatatttttattatcttacaaCACATGTAGGTTATTCaggaatttttatcattgaaactGTAGGTTTATGGTAACTGAAATAAGAAACATAAGATTGAGACTTGATATCCGGTAAATATCTGGAAAATACCGCGTCAATTGTGGTCCCATATTTTGTTGTGGATT includes:
- the LOC103580488 gene encoding N-acetylneuraminate 9-O-acetyltransferase isoform X2, whose amino-acid sequence is MHREVKSTLLTRISFHITGSDSCKWLLKEGRYKGDREWQPYGCMMHHYTQTDSRRCFRYLAFMRHKNHFVFIGDARTRQLCKSFISQFTVDGKGLDSTDVLQAANLNFKDAKLKLEVQFLWRPQLNISMINDFQNWMNGDAPSMIIAGCGAFDILTSNASDTNLYTNYSSGLIKLVRPAEVLAKKGTQFLWMLQDPIVNENLPAYLASIDNKQINICNKAAVKVLMNSKAHLWESSKLIGQGVLEQSPDGYLSSPLSLRHKVQILLNTYCNDYMNFDDGTCCSNLEVTTTLQLVTLLTLMFWIIIGASLWLYKKVCYKKAEALYLRVASDEIGRTVDSNASEVAQNESPQQDFYTLITSLAIFSCILAYFYLCDRTNFFMKENKYYSEFSFWLPLGYILALGLFFTEDCERGPRALNREQTDEWRGLMQSVVLIYHVTGAKNVLPIYMHLRLINSAYLFLSGYGHFCYFWQTGDVSLVRFARVLFRLNLLTVLLCLLMNQPYQFYHFVPLVSFWFLIVYILAWLPPRVHSGSLAEYGSRALFYLALKLLGLVSVITILYMSEVFFEKVFVTRPWKALFVTTDDDIREWWSRWRVDRYSVAFGIAFGGGLLALQRIDHIPGNALTPLIALISLAAYTAFTLLCVSVSECEEIHSYIVFIPIIGYIILRNSSLALKGRYSVLLAGLGKISLETLVGQGHVWLAADTHGVLVLLPRFPVLNLLITSFIFICASHEIHELTLILAQYAVPNDWRLVARNFLVFTAVLVPIGIHDGMF
- the LOC103580488 gene encoding N-acetylneuraminate 9-O-acetyltransferase isoform X1 yields the protein MTAAEHFISLVTVASAKKLAAFLVICFIFYHGMIHLIYGSDSCKWLLKEGRYKGDREWQPYGCMMHHYTQTDSRRCFRYLAFMRHKNHFVFIGDARTRQLCKSFISQFTVDGKGLDSTDVLQAANLNFKDAKLKLEVQFLWRPQLNISMINDFQNWMNGDAPSMIIAGCGAFDILTSNASDTNLYTNYSSGLIKLVRPAEVLAKKGTQFLWMLQDPIVNENLPAYLASIDNKQINICNKAAVKVLMNSKAHLWESSKLIGQGVLEQSPDGYLSSPLSLRHKVQILLNTYCNDYMNFDDGTCCSNLEVTTTLQLVTLLTLMFWIIIGASLWLYKKVCYKKAEALYLRVASDEIGRTVDSNASEVAQNESPQQDFYTLITSLAIFSCILAYFYLCDRTNFFMKENKYYSEFSFWLPLGYILALGLFFTEDCERGPRALNREQTDEWRGLMQSVVLIYHVTGAKNVLPIYMHLRLINSAYLFLSGYGHFCYFWQTGDVSLVRFARVLFRLNLLTVLLCLLMNQPYQFYHFVPLVSFWFLIVYILAWLPPRVHSGSLAEYGSRALFYLALKLLGLVSVITILYMSEVFFEKVFVTRPWKALFVTTDDDIREWWSRWRVDRYSVAFGIAFGGGLLALQRIDHIPGNALTPLIALISLAAYTAFTLLCVSVSECEEIHSYIVFIPIIGYIILRNSSLALKGRYSVLLAGLGKISLETLVGQGHVWLAADTHGVLVLLPRFPVLNLLITSFIFICASHEIHELTLILAQYAVPNDWRLVARNFLVFTAVLVPIGIHDGMF
- the LOC103580488 gene encoding N-acetylneuraminate 9-O-acetyltransferase isoform X3, with amino-acid sequence MMHHYTQTDSRRCFRYLAFMRHKNHFVFIGDARTRQLCKSFISQFTVDGKGLDSTDVLQAANLNFKDAKLKLEVQFLWRPQLNISMINDFQNWMNGDAPSMIIAGCGAFDILTSNASDTNLYTNYSSGLIKLVRPAEVLAKKGTQFLWMLQDPIVNENLPAYLASIDNKQINICNKAAVKVLMNSKAHLWESSKLIGQGVLEQSPDGYLSSPLSLRHKVQILLNTYCNDYMNFDDGTCCSNLEVTTTLQLVTLLTLMFWIIIGASLWLYKKVCYKKAEALYLRVASDEIGRTVDSNASEVAQNESPQQDFYTLITSLAIFSCILAYFYLCDRTNFFMKENKYYSEFSFWLPLGYILALGLFFTEDCERGPRALNREQTDEWRGLMQSVVLIYHVTGAKNVLPIYMHLRLINSAYLFLSGYGHFCYFWQTGDVSLVRFARVLFRLNLLTVLLCLLMNQPYQFYHFVPLVSFWFLIVYILAWLPPRVHSGSLAEYGSRALFYLALKLLGLVSVITILYMSEVFFEKVFVTRPWKALFVTTDDDIREWWSRWRVDRYSVAFGIAFGGGLLALQRIDHIPGNALTPLIALISLAAYTAFTLLCVSVSECEEIHSYIVFIPIIGYIILRNSSLALKGRYSVLLAGLGKISLETLVGQGHVWLAADTHGVLVLLPRFPVLNLLITSFIFICASHEIHELTLILAQYAVPNDWRLVARNFLVFTAVLVPIGIHDGMF